From the Notolabrus celidotus isolate fNotCel1 chromosome 12, fNotCel1.pri, whole genome shotgun sequence genome, one window contains:
- the LOC117823221 gene encoding protein SOGA3-like isoform X9: protein MNPSSADSSRQPDNSSRKQQRSSSPAGLKDSGSKSAQKGSSTSKPTTSKQAAGAGGGGRNSRGHSPVSTGRERQAGGASSGRGAAAVQASGAESPTLSRSADRSNTQTPEDSSRLVADASSPSRGDANRVVSDQPCASKSPKLRSKNPRGGEAGAATSGSKKSSKGTVGCGPGFWKEGCLQSELIQFHLNKSLGKKGTKMQTKSASPPASEPELSPEPDPPKQATQLDQGQQEEMEKLLDENDDLKTEIEEMRAEMDEMRDTFYEEDACQLQDMRRELERADKNCRILQYRLKKAERKRLRFAESGQVDGELLRSLEQDLKVAKDVSVRLHHELENVEEKRMRTEDENEKLRQSLIEVEVTKQALQNELDKAKDLSLKRKGNKDGPKVERRAPQTPIEEENDDLKCQLAFIKEEAVLMRKKMAKIDKEKDRLEHELQKYRSFYGDVDSPLPKGEAGGPPTTRESELKLRLRLVEEEANILGRKIVELEVENRGLKAELDDMREDSMVASGVDSSGSGGQQCREQGEALSELRQQLQLVEDEAELLRRNLADVEEENKKVTGELNKLKYKAGSHEPGSRHGGGGGDPAKMEALQEELKAARLQINELSGKVMQLQYENRVLLSNMQRYDLASHLGIRGSPRDSDAESDGGRDDDNPSASASSPRLLPPHRKREGPIGGESDSDEVRNIRCLTPTRSLYSPVDSRFLSRSLKDRQQMIDIRIEAERLGRTIDRLITDTSTIIAEARVFVTNGELYARMEEDEEGGRIREHELLYRINAQMKAFRKELQSFIDRLDVPRQEDKQEEEPLSMFQPIILLILILVLFSSLSYATIFKLVFLFTLFFVL from the exons ATGAACCCTTCCTCTGCCGACTCGTCGCGGCAGCCAGACAATAGCAGCCGGAAGCAGCAGCGGTCCTCATCTCCGGCCGGGCTCAAAGacagtggatctaaatctgcgCAGAAGGGCAGCAGCACGTCCAAGCCCACCACCTCGAAGcaagcagcaggagcaggtggaggaggtAGAAACAGCCGAGGTCATTCTCCCGTCTCCACAGGCAGGGAGCGGCAGGCCGGAGGCGCTTCTTCCGGCAGAGGCGCGGCTGCTGTCCAGGCTTCTGGTGCTGAAAGCCCGACGCTCAGCAGGTCTGCAGACAGGAGCAACACCCAGACACCGGAAGACTCCTCCCGCCTTGTTGCTGATGCTTCCTCTCCTTCCAGAGGGGATGCGAACCGCGTCGTCTCCGACCAGCCCTGCGCATCCAAATCCCCCAAACTGAGGAGCAAAAACCCCAGAGGAGGGGAGGCCGGCGCTGCGACGAGCGGCAGCAAGAAGAGCTCCAAAGGCACAGTCGGCTGCGGACCAGGTTTCTGGAAGGAGGGATGCTTGCAATCCGAGCTAATACAATTTCACTTGAATAAGAGCTTGGGGAAGAAAGGGACAAAGATGCAGACGAAATCAGCATCACCACCGGCATCAGAGCCGGAGCTGTCTCCAGAGCCAGACCCTCCAAAACAGGCTACCCAGCTAGACCAGGGACAACaagaggagatggagaagcTGCTAGATGAAAACGATGACCTTAAG ACTGAGATCGAGGAGATGCGGGCAGAGATGGATGAGATGAGGGACACCTTCTATGAGGAGGACGCCTGCCAGCTGCAGGACATGCgcagagagctggagagagccgACAAGAACTGCCGGATCCTTCAGTACCGACTGAAGAAGGCTGAGAGGAAGAGGCTCCGGTTTGCAGAGAGCGGTCAAGTGGATGGAGAGCTGCTCAGGAGTCTGGAGCAGGACCTCAAG GTGGCGAAGGATGTATCTGTGCGCTTGCACCATGAGCTGGAGAatgtggaggagaagaggatgaggacAGAAGATGAGAATGAGAAGCTGAGGCAGTCGCTGATAGAGGTTGAGGTCACCAAGCAGGCCCTGCAGAATGAGCTGGACAAGGCCAAAGAC CTCTCActgaagagaaaaggaaataaGGATGGGCCGAAAGTAGAGAGGAGGGCTCCACAGACCCCTATCGAG GAGGAAAATGATGATTTAAAGTGCCAGCTGGCCTTCATCAAGGAGGAAGCCGTCTTGATGAGGAAAAAAATGGCCAAGATTGACAAAGAGAAGGACAGACTGGAGCATGAGCTGCAGAAGTACCGCTCCTTCTATGGAGACGTGGACAGCCCTCTGCCTAAAGGAGAGGCTGGAGGACCTCCGACCACCCGAGAATCAGAGCTTAAACTCCGCTTACGCCTTGTGGAGGAAGAGGCGAACATCTTGGGGAGGAAGATAGTGGAGCTTGAGGTGGAGAACAGAGGTCTGAAGGCCGAACTGGATGACATGAGAGAGGACAG CATGGTCGCATCAGGAGTGGACAGCTCCGGCAGTGGAGGTCAGCAGTGCAGAGAGCAGGGCGAGGCTCTGTCAGAGCTcaggcagcagctgcagctggtGGAAGACGAAGCTGAACTCCTCCGCAGGAATTTAGCTGACGTGGAGGAAGAGAACAAAAAG GTGACGGGTGAGCTCAATAAGCTGAAGTACAAGGCTGGATCCCATGAACCTGGATCAAGACATGGAGgag GAGGAGGTGACCCCGCTAAAATGGAGgccctgcaggaggagctgaaaGCAGCGCGTCTGCAGATCAATGAACTGAGTGGCAAAGTGATGCAGCTCCAGTACGAGAACAGGGTGCTGCTCTCCAACATGCAGCGCTATGACCTTGCATCCCACCTGGGCATCCGTGGCAGCCCTCGGGACAGTGACGCAGAGAGTGACGGAGGACGGGACGATGACAACCCTTCGGCATCAGCATCCTCCCCTCGCCTCCTCCCGCCCCATCGTAAGCGTGAGGGCCCTATTGGAGGAGAGAGTGACTCAGACGAGGTGAGGAACATCCGTTGCCTCACCCCAACACGTTCCCTTTACTCACCTGTGGATAGTCGTTTTTTATCCCGGAGCCTGAAGGACCGACAACAGATGATAGACATCCGCATTGAGGCGGAGAGGCTGGGTCGGACCATCGATAGGCTCATCACTGATACCAGCACTATCATCGCAGAGGCCCGGGTGTTTGTCACCAACGGGGAACTGTATGCAAGaatggaggaggatgaagagggtgGCAG AATCAGAGAGCATGAACTGCTTTACCGTATCAACGCTCAGATGAAGGCCTTCAGGAAGGAGCTGCAAAGCTTCATAGACAGGCTGGATGTCCCCAGGCAGGAAGACAAACAAGAAGAGGAGCCACTGTCT ATGTTTCAGCCCATTATTTTACTGATCCTCATTCTCGttctgttttcttcactttctTATGCCACCATTTTTAAACTGGTATTCCTTTTCACCTTGTTCTTTGTTCTGTAA
- the LOC117823221 gene encoding protein SOGA3-like isoform X8, with the protein MNPSSADSSRQPDNSSRKQQRSSSPAGLKDSGSKSAQKGSSTSKPTTSKQAAGAGGGGRNSRGHSPVSTGRERQAGGASSGRGAAAVQASGAESPTLSRSADRSNTQTPEDSSRLVADASSPSRGDANRVVSDQPCASKSPKLRSKNPRGGEAGAATSGSKKSSKGTVGCGPGFWKEGCLQSELIQFHLNKSLGKKGTKMQTKSASPPASEPELSPEPDPPKQATQLDQGQQEEMEKLLDENDDLKTEIEEMRAEMDEMRDTFYEEDACQLQDMRRELERADKNCRILQYRLKKAERKRLRFAESGQVDGELLRSLEQDLKVAKDVSVRLHHELENVEEKRMRTEDENEKLRQSLIEVEVTKQALQNELDKAKDLSLKRKGNKDGPKVERRAPQTPIEEENDDLKCQLAFIKEEAVLMRKKMAKIDKEKDRLEHELQKYRSFYGDVDSPLPKGEAGGPPTTRESELKLRLRLVEEEANILGRKIVELEVENRGLKAELDDMREDSMVASGVDSSGSGGQQCREQGEALSELRQQLQLVEDEAELLRRNLADVEEENKKVTGELNKLKYKAGSHEPGSRHGGGGGDPAKMEALQEELKAARLQINELSGKVMQLQYENRVLLSNMQRYDLASHLGIRGSPRDSDAESDGGRDDDNPSASASSPRLLPPHRKREGPIGGESDSDEVRNIRCLTPTRSLYSPVDSRFLSRSLKDRQQMIDIRIEAERLGRTIDRLITDTSTIIAEARVFVTNGELYARMEEDEEGGRIREHELLYRINAQMKAFRKELQSFIDRLDVPRQEDKQEEEPLSMFQPIILLILILVLFSSLSYATIFKLVTQGTGHYHFPSMIQANYLLRSFQHLLETKHPGGMAQR; encoded by the exons ATGAACCCTTCCTCTGCCGACTCGTCGCGGCAGCCAGACAATAGCAGCCGGAAGCAGCAGCGGTCCTCATCTCCGGCCGGGCTCAAAGacagtggatctaaatctgcgCAGAAGGGCAGCAGCACGTCCAAGCCCACCACCTCGAAGcaagcagcaggagcaggtggaggaggtAGAAACAGCCGAGGTCATTCTCCCGTCTCCACAGGCAGGGAGCGGCAGGCCGGAGGCGCTTCTTCCGGCAGAGGCGCGGCTGCTGTCCAGGCTTCTGGTGCTGAAAGCCCGACGCTCAGCAGGTCTGCAGACAGGAGCAACACCCAGACACCGGAAGACTCCTCCCGCCTTGTTGCTGATGCTTCCTCTCCTTCCAGAGGGGATGCGAACCGCGTCGTCTCCGACCAGCCCTGCGCATCCAAATCCCCCAAACTGAGGAGCAAAAACCCCAGAGGAGGGGAGGCCGGCGCTGCGACGAGCGGCAGCAAGAAGAGCTCCAAAGGCACAGTCGGCTGCGGACCAGGTTTCTGGAAGGAGGGATGCTTGCAATCCGAGCTAATACAATTTCACTTGAATAAGAGCTTGGGGAAGAAAGGGACAAAGATGCAGACGAAATCAGCATCACCACCGGCATCAGAGCCGGAGCTGTCTCCAGAGCCAGACCCTCCAAAACAGGCTACCCAGCTAGACCAGGGACAACaagaggagatggagaagcTGCTAGATGAAAACGATGACCTTAAG ACTGAGATCGAGGAGATGCGGGCAGAGATGGATGAGATGAGGGACACCTTCTATGAGGAGGACGCCTGCCAGCTGCAGGACATGCgcagagagctggagagagccgACAAGAACTGCCGGATCCTTCAGTACCGACTGAAGAAGGCTGAGAGGAAGAGGCTCCGGTTTGCAGAGAGCGGTCAAGTGGATGGAGAGCTGCTCAGGAGTCTGGAGCAGGACCTCAAG GTGGCGAAGGATGTATCTGTGCGCTTGCACCATGAGCTGGAGAatgtggaggagaagaggatgaggacAGAAGATGAGAATGAGAAGCTGAGGCAGTCGCTGATAGAGGTTGAGGTCACCAAGCAGGCCCTGCAGAATGAGCTGGACAAGGCCAAAGAC CTCTCActgaagagaaaaggaaataaGGATGGGCCGAAAGTAGAGAGGAGGGCTCCACAGACCCCTATCGAG GAGGAAAATGATGATTTAAAGTGCCAGCTGGCCTTCATCAAGGAGGAAGCCGTCTTGATGAGGAAAAAAATGGCCAAGATTGACAAAGAGAAGGACAGACTGGAGCATGAGCTGCAGAAGTACCGCTCCTTCTATGGAGACGTGGACAGCCCTCTGCCTAAAGGAGAGGCTGGAGGACCTCCGACCACCCGAGAATCAGAGCTTAAACTCCGCTTACGCCTTGTGGAGGAAGAGGCGAACATCTTGGGGAGGAAGATAGTGGAGCTTGAGGTGGAGAACAGAGGTCTGAAGGCCGAACTGGATGACATGAGAGAGGACAG CATGGTCGCATCAGGAGTGGACAGCTCCGGCAGTGGAGGTCAGCAGTGCAGAGAGCAGGGCGAGGCTCTGTCAGAGCTcaggcagcagctgcagctggtGGAAGACGAAGCTGAACTCCTCCGCAGGAATTTAGCTGACGTGGAGGAAGAGAACAAAAAG GTGACGGGTGAGCTCAATAAGCTGAAGTACAAGGCTGGATCCCATGAACCTGGATCAAGACATGGAGgag GAGGAGGTGACCCCGCTAAAATGGAGgccctgcaggaggagctgaaaGCAGCGCGTCTGCAGATCAATGAACTGAGTGGCAAAGTGATGCAGCTCCAGTACGAGAACAGGGTGCTGCTCTCCAACATGCAGCGCTATGACCTTGCATCCCACCTGGGCATCCGTGGCAGCCCTCGGGACAGTGACGCAGAGAGTGACGGAGGACGGGACGATGACAACCCTTCGGCATCAGCATCCTCCCCTCGCCTCCTCCCGCCCCATCGTAAGCGTGAGGGCCCTATTGGAGGAGAGAGTGACTCAGACGAGGTGAGGAACATCCGTTGCCTCACCCCAACACGTTCCCTTTACTCACCTGTGGATAGTCGTTTTTTATCCCGGAGCCTGAAGGACCGACAACAGATGATAGACATCCGCATTGAGGCGGAGAGGCTGGGTCGGACCATCGATAGGCTCATCACTGATACCAGCACTATCATCGCAGAGGCCCGGGTGTTTGTCACCAACGGGGAACTGTATGCAAGaatggaggaggatgaagagggtgGCAG AATCAGAGAGCATGAACTGCTTTACCGTATCAACGCTCAGATGAAGGCCTTCAGGAAGGAGCTGCAAAGCTTCATAGACAGGCTGGATGTCCCCAGGCAGGAAGACAAACAAGAAGAGGAGCCACTGTCT ATGTTTCAGCCCATTATTTTACTGATCCTCATTCTCGttctgttttcttcactttctTATGCCACCATTTTTAAACTG GTCACTCAAGGTACAGGACATTATCATTTTCCATCTATGATCCAAGCCAATTATCTACTCAGAAGCTTTCAACATTTACTGGAGACCAAACACCCTGGAGGAATGGCGCAGCGTTAG